The sequence ataacacaggtgaccgggcagatctagcagataataataacacttacaggtgaccgggcagatctagcagataataataacacttacaggtgaccgggcagatctagcagataataataacacttacaggtgaccgggcagatctagcagataataataacacttacaggtgaccgggcagatctagcagataataataacacttacaggtgaccgggcagatctagcagataataataacacttacaggtgaccgggcagatctagcagataataacaacacttacaggtgaccgggcagatctagcagataataacaacacttacaggtgaccgggcagatctagcagataataataacacaggtgaccgggcagatctagcagataataataacacttacaggtgaccgggcagatctagcagataataataacacttacaggtgaccgggcagatctagcagataataataacacttacaggtgaccgggcagatctagcagataataataacacttacaggtgaccgggcagatctagcagataataataacacttacaggtgaccgggcagatctagcagataataataacacttacaggtgaccgggcagatctagcagataataataacacttacaggtgaccgggcagatctagcagataataataacacttacaggtgaccgggcagatctagcagataataataacacttacaggtgaccgggcagatctagcagataataacaacacttacaggtgaccgggcagatctagcagataataagaacacttacaggtgaccgggcagatctagcagataataataacacttacaggtgaccgggcagatctagcagataataataacacttacaggtgaccgggcagatctagcagataataataacacttacaggtgaccgggcagatctagcagataataataacacttacaggtgaccgggcagatctagcagataataataacacttacaggtgaccgggcagatctagcagataataataacacttacaggtgaccgggcagatctagcagataataacacttacaggtgaccgggcagatcagAAACATTATGTACAGGCGGCTTCCCAGGACAGTGTCAGGTATATAGTCcctacacctgaactcaataatgagGGGTGcagatacttttggccatatagtgtatgtgacgtgcaacgtgtgtgactgGTACCACTTGCTGCCTCTAGGGGCGCCCTGTGTACAGATGTGTAAGCTCCTAGTGACCAGTGTATAGATCGCCCCCACGAGACGGACGCGCTCCCTTCTGAAGCCGACGGCCGGACGCTCAGATTACCCCAAACTGAGGAGTGACGTAACGTAATGAGGAAGTGGACGGCGCCGGTCACATGGTctttattacaatgtatcattaaTGTAACGATGACACGAAGGCGGCAGATAATGGAGTCCGGCACGTCAGCGCAGCCGCCGCAGCTTGCACAGGTACAGGGGGCCATAGTTGGCGGTGAGATGCGGCAGCACCAGTTCTCCCAGGCGACAATCCAAGTGAAAACTAAACGTCTTCCTGAAGATCTCCTGGAGGCAGCGCAGATCCTGGACCTCGGCGTGGACGCCGTACTCAGCCGCCGCCAGGCCCACGGCTCGCTCCACTACACACTCATTCTGCAGCGTCGACAATGTGCAGGTGGAGTAGACCACATCTCCCCCCGGTGCCACCGCCCGCAGACCAGAACTGGGGGAAATCATGAATTACTTATCAATCCAAGCAAAACGaagtgagatgctctgcagacaGGTAAACAATGCaatgtgagatgctctgcagacaGGTAGACAATGCAATGGGAGATGCTCTGCAGACAGGTAAACAATGCAgtgtgagatgctctgcagacaGGTAAACAATGCaatgtgagatgctctgcagacaGGTAAACAATGCaatgtgagatgctctgcagacaGGTAAACAATGCaatgtgagatgctctgcagacaGGTAAACAATGCaatgtgagatgctctgcagacaGGTAGACAATGCAATGCGAGATGCTCTGCAGACAGGTAAACAATGCAATGCGAGATGCTCTGCAGACAGGTAAACAATGCaatgtgagatgctctgcagacaGGTAAACAATGCAATGGCAGATGCTCTGCAGACAGGTAGACAATGCAATGGCAGATGCTCTGCAGACAGGTAGACAATGCAATGGGAGATGCTCTGCAGACAGGTAGACAATGCAATGGGAGATGCTCTGCAGACAGGTAGACAATGCAATGGGAGATGCTCTGCAGACAGGTAGACAATGCAATGGGAGATGCTCTGCTGTCTTCTAATCGCAGGTAGTGGTGGGGGTGTCACATACTTACAGCAGCAGCTGCGTCTGCAGTAGGGGTAACATCTGCCGCTCCTTCCTCCTCATGCGATGGAAGATGTtgttctcctcctcctgcagggagtGTCGGTCCGTAGTACAAGGAGCGTCCACCAGAACCTGCGTACAAGGGTCACATATCACACCGGTCACCCCACCCCCGCTCTGCagagagagggggaggggtaACAGGATAAGGGGTGAACCTCCAGATACTGACCCGGTCATACACGGCGTCCTCCGGCCAGTCTGTGCCGCTCCAGGACGTGACCCGCACCCTGCTGTCTGTACGCTGCTCCCGCGGGACGTAGGACTGCAGGACCCGGCGCAGGCGATTACAGCGGGAGATGGACGGGTCATTGGCTGCTAAATATCCTGCAGCAGAGAGAAGAGCGAAAACTGAGACCTATTTACCCCTGAAGAAGAGCCCGACGCAGCCCCCGCCTCTTACCGCAGCCCTCCATCAGCAGCGCCAGCGTCTTCCCCCCCGGGGCGGCGCACAGGTCCAGCACGCGGTTTTCTGGTTGGACGTTGAGAGCGAGGACCGGGAGGAGCGAGGCAGCGTCCAGCAGATAATACTCCAGGAGACCCAGGGCACTGGACCTGTGACGGGGGAGGAGCGCCAGATCATTATAGGCTTATTACAGGGCAGGATGCCGCCCGTTACACGGACCACCACGTGACCACAGTTAAGGTGCGGCAGCTGCACATAAAACGCCAAACTTTTAATTCCATGTAGAAATGTGGTGAATGCCGAGCCCCACCCCCGCAATAAATATGGCGCGCGTTTCTAGCAGCTCCGCGGTCTATGACATTTTGATACGAGCTGCAGCCTCCAGAGAGGATGTGGCCCTCGAGGGCCCCCGGGAGAATTGAAGGTTCGGTACCTGGCTGGCGGGAAGCGGCTGATGTCACCACGTGGGAAGGTGTAACATGTGAGGTTGGAGGTGCGTAACGTTTCCGCTGGGCTCACCGCCATTACTCCTGGGGACCCCGTCATCGCAGCGCGGGCCTCATGCAGGAAGTCGGAAGCTTTTAAGGAGCGCAGGGCGTGGGTGACCGTCTCCACGCTGGAGAAGTTATTGAGGAGGGCGCCATACTTCTGCTCCGACAGGAGGCCGATCCGGACCGACGGCCAAACGTCACCAAACTGCGCGCTGTAATTCATATCGAAATACTGCAGAGCGAGCCGCGGGCACGAGGCGGCCGCAAAACTGGTGGCCTGGAAGACAACGGAGTCACATGACCAGATCAGGAACTAGCCCCTCCCCCGCACATCTAAAACAATGCTCATGTGATATATTTGGGGGTCTCATTATTACCCCGGGTCATGTGATATATTTGGGGGTCTCATTATTACCCGGGTCATGTGATATATTTGGGGGTCTCATTATTACCCCGGGTCATGTGATATATTTGGGGGTCTCATTATTACCCCGGGTCATGTGATATATTTGGGGGTCTCATTATTACCCGGGTCATGTGATATATTTGGGGGTCTCATTATTACCCGGGTCATGTGATATATTTGGGGGGACTCATTATTACCCCGGGTCATGTGATATATTTGGGGGTCTCATTATTATCCGGGTCATGTGATATATTTGGGGGTCTCATTATTACCCCGGGTCATGTGATATATTTGGGGGACTCATTATTACCCGGGTCATGTGATATATTTGGGGGTCTCATTATTACCCGGGTCATGTGATATATTTGGGGGTCTCATTATTACCCGGGTCATGTGATATATTTGGGGGTCTCATTATTACCCGGGTCATGTGATATATTTGGGGTCTCATTATTACCCCGGGTCATGTGATATATTTGGGGGTCTAATTATTACCCCGGGTCATGTGATATATTTGGGGGTCTCATTATTACCCCGGGTCATGTGATATATTTGGGGGTCTCATTATTACCCGGGTCATGTGATATATTTGGGGGTCTCATTATTACCCGGGTCATGTGATATATTTGGGGTCTCATTATTACCCCGGGTCATGTGATATATTTGGGGGTCTCATTATTACCCGGGTCATGTGATATATTTGGGGGGACTCATTATTACCCGGGTCATGTGATATATTTGGGGGTCTCATTATTACCCGGGTCATGTGATATATTTGGGGGCCTCATTATTACTCCAGGTCATGTGATATATTTGGGGGGTCTCATTATTACCCGGGTCATGTGATATATTTGGGGGTCTCATTATTACCCGGGTCATGTGATATATTTGGGGGGTCTCATTATTACCCGGGTCATGTGATATATTTGGGGGTCTCATTATTACCCGGGTCATGTGATATATTTGGGGGTCTCATTATTACCCGGGTCATGTGATATATTTGGGGGTCTCATTATTACTCCGGGTCATGTGATATATTTGGGGGTCTCATTATTACCCGGGTCATGTGATATATTTGGGGGTCTCATTATTACTCCGGGTCATGTGATATATTTGGGGgtctcattattaccccggtcaTGTGATATATTTGGGGGTCGGATAATTATCCGGGTCATGTGATATATTTGGGGGACTCATTATTACCCGGGTCATGTGATATATTTGGGGGTCTCATTATTACCCGGGTCATGTGATATGTTTGGGGGTCTCATTATTACCCGGGTCATGTGATATATTTGGGGGTCTCATTATTACCCGGGTCATGTGATATGTTTGGGGGTCTCATTATTACCCGGGTCATGTGATATGTTTGGGGGTCGGATAATTACCCGGGTCATGTGATATATTTGGGGGTCTCATTATTACCCGGGTCATGTGATATATTTGGGGGGACTCATTATTACTCCGGGTCATGTGATATATTTGGGGGTCTCATTATTACCCGGGTCATGTGATATATTTGGGGGTCTCATTATTACCCGGGTCATGTGATATGTTTGGGG is a genomic window of Rhinoderma darwinii isolate aRhiDar2 chromosome 7, aRhiDar2.hap1, whole genome shotgun sequence containing:
- the NSUN4 gene encoding 5-cytosine rRNA methyltransferase NSUN4, with translation MAASMGATLILRRVRGPVRIFCRYRYKKKWATSFAAASCPRLALQYFDMNYSAQFGDVWPSVRIGLLSEQKYGALLNNFSSVETVTHALRSLKASDFLHEARAAMTGSPGVMAVSPAETLRTSNLTCYTFPRGDISRFPPARSSALGLLEYYLLDAASLLPVLALNVQPENRVLDLCAAPGGKTLALLMEGCGYLAANDPSISRCNRLRRVLQSYVPREQRTDSRVRVTSWSGTDWPEDAVYDRVLVDAPCTTDRHSLQEEENNIFHRMRRKERQMLPLLQTQLLLSGLRAVAPGGDVVYSTCTLSTLQNECVVERAVGLAAAEYGVHAEVQDLRCLQEIFRKTFSFHLDCRLGELVLPHLTANYGPLYLCKLRRLR